The Montipora capricornis isolate CH-2021 chromosome 3, ASM3666992v2, whole genome shotgun sequence genome includes the window TTGTTATCAAGCACACCAGCACATTTgtttaaagaagaaaataaattagGAGATTGttgctttattttaaattattgctTTTTGGTTAAATAATTTGCTAAAAAAtgtaatgtacatgtagcactCTTCTTCAAGTgtattaaaaatacaaacattTTTCTTAATTCTTGCATTTAAAAGACAAGGAAATTTGaagctttatgcaaaacaaaaagaccTGTTTGCTCCTTGTACATCTGTGACACTTTAAACATGAAAATTGCAAGGCTATGACAAAACgtttctgtttaaaaaaaaaatacaatgtatgtCTTGGCAACTTCATTAATTTAAATAACTGtagcaatttgaaataaagtactTGCTTTGTAGTGAAAATTCTAATCTCAGCTGCAGTGTGAGGAAAAAACATGTTCTGACAGTATTAAAGCAGTTTACTCTAACTTAGTCTCTGTAAGTTAACTCAgaaatatttacaattaaatgtACAAATGGAAAAAGACTATTTACAATAGATTAATTACACATTACTGAACTATTGAACAGGAcctgaaaataaagaaaaaggaattTGAACATAAGGTGGTAATTAATTCTTggcttgcactcacgtgattagaaggtcatgtttgtgtacaaaacaaaagcaaactgtcgctcgtgttttgcataataatagagccaaattcccaaaagacatttttgctattgttcagtacaccaacGTGGCTGCCATGACGTCGGTACAAGCCAAGGATATATGTTACTTTAATTGTGCATTTGGGAATTTTGAACTGAAACTTTTAATCTTAACATGCGATATGATGTGTTTTGCAACAAAAACTCATACTCAATTCTGTACTAAAACTTCAATTTGTGGGTCACTAGAATAACAATATAATAATTTGCACTCTTGATCTCTAAAATAGGAAATGGTCTGACACAGGAGTTATATACCTCGATGGAATTTGATCCTCTGGGTgaaagtagtcctgagaaggactgttgacAGTGGCTGCATGACGTTTCACAACATTCATTTGAGTTTCCAACCGTctcttgactctgaagatgacttctgctgAGGTTGTCGAAAAAGTCAGTCACTGCCAACAGTCCCTCTCTGGATTACTTTCACAGACATTGTATGACAACCAAATTCCATCGAGGTGCTTCACTCTCTGTTATCACATCAGCTGTAACTGTTATGATATTCAGATAATACTTGGAAgctttttcattttcccttttttttaatGGTATCTCTAATATTTACTcaaattatttttgtgaaaatcatATCATAATGATAAAAGTGTGTTTGTTATGGGAACAAACCAAGCTTAAAAAGTCTGTAAGTAGATTTCACAAATTCTTAACTTGGAAGTGGTTCTTGGCATTGTTCAAAAGACTTCAATGGCAGCTAGGTAGGTAGTATTAGGTCTGAAAACTTGTCCTTGGCTGAACTCAGGCttgtaataattaaaaaatagccaactggcttgACCTCCCCTAACCAGGTTGGACTTCAAAATCTGCTAgactaaattaaaatttaacgttttttcctttttgttgaaAATGTACCTCAAGGGTAGATCTCTTAAAAGTGGTTATGTATTGCCACTGTTGTATTTAACACCGACCTTACTAGTTCAATAGTTCTCACGCCTCTTGGTATCAAGGGAGAGCAAAAGGCTGAGAAGACTGGCCTCTTGAGCTCTCTTACGATCACACTTACACCAGTCtacatttgaaaaacaaacaaaacattcCAAATCATGTCAACTTTAGAAGTGTAGAACCAAGGCTACTGATGCTTTCCGTCTTCAAATTACCGTGCACACCGTACACGTAattaacgaatgaaatgatatatgaaatgaatcatatactgaactgtggatatgaaatcaaataaggctataatcctcgcagttatggacgcaattttagcaattgtgcacagagaagcctaaaaaatccaggacttcaacggggtttgaacccgtgacctcgtgacaccggtcctgaatttttcaggcttctctacgctgttgctaaaattgcgtccacaACTGCGATGACCATAGCTTTAtttaatttcatatccgcagttcagtacatgattcatttcatatatcaattcgttcattgattcattcctcacgggaaaattagaacccacaaatgaccagcttccaatgtcagtggcttcatagcttcatagcgtcgcaccggtatcgcaaggtcactggttcaaatccccgttgaagtcctgaatttttcaggcttctctacgcaattgctaaaattgcgtccataactgcgaggatcatagctttacttgagtaCATATAATTGCTTTCTCTGCCAAGTTGTTGGCGCAAAATAGTCCTTTTAGCTCACTTCACTTACCATCCATCTCAAACAGCAATCTTAGCTCTGCCTTCAGCATGCTAACAATTTGTTCAAGATTTTCAGACAGCTCACTAAAATTAAGAAGGAATCATTGTCACAGAGGTATGAAGATAGAACTAATGTTATTCCTCTGTTAACCAGTAAGTCATTTTAGTTAtcatttgcaattttttttcattttaaacaaAACTTACAGAATTTCAaggttttgtttccttgcattaAGCTGATCCAGGTAGTTATTCAAGCTGAGCCAGTCTTGTTTCAAGCCAATGCATTCCTCCTGACATTCTGGAACATAAGCAATGGTAATGTCATAACGATTAATGAGCAGTACTTTCTGAGTGTCTCCGTAAAATTTTGGAACcaataataaaaaatgaaaagaactatAAAGGGGACCAGGATTTGTCTTGATCAAGACAGCACTCGGGAACTCTTAGCCtataaatatacatgtaaaatgtattttcagaaacaaaataaaatgtgaTATTATGTATCTACACTTCACTGACCTGCAAATTTCATTCCATTGTGTAGCTCTTTCTCAACTTTGAAAATGACATTACCCAAAGAATCAATTTCTTGATCCAGGGTAAACTTTTCTTCTGCAACATAAGCTGAGATCTCTAAACGGCTTTTGAACACTGTTGAGAAATAGCACCAAAATAAAtcagaaatttaaaatactaTCAATGGCAACTTGTGTTGCCTTCAATGACCAGGTCAAAACTAAGTCTAGAAAAGTGCAAAGCTACTGTGCAGTATTTCCCAGAGTGGTGCTGTCTATTATCATGCTACGCAAGGTGATTTAAACTTTTAAGTTCACTTGGTGAGTTATCTCCTGAGCTGTCCATCACCATTCAAATAAAAGCTTAACTGTGCGTTACTTACATTCCACTTAGGTGATGCTTTCTAATATGCAAGTCAAAATTGTTCTTAAAATTTACATGTACCGCTATGTCTGTGGATACAATTCTTCAGTGTGAAGATTCAAATAAAAGCTACAGGTCCTCTTGATCGTTACCATTGTCGTGAACAATGATATCTGAGTTTAACTCACGTACATTTGCTACTTGCAATGGCAGCCCTCTTTCTAAGCACATTTTGTCGAGGAGGCTTTGGTGGCAATTTCCCCCTTAAACTGGCAACTGTggaaaaaataaagaagaaagCTATCAGttcattattttttgtttgaaatgatCGAGAAAATCTATATCTTCAGAATATCATTTGTCAGGtatatatgttgtagttcaatttgcactttggtacaatttgtttttgaactggtacagaatatattgaactggtacaaaatatattgaactggtacaattttaattgtactgatGCAAAAACAGGTAAAGTAGTTTaattaatgtttgttgaacacaaataacacacttcattgataacagctgtttgccattcatttacttagttcaagaggttactgaaataaggtttgctgagcattcagagcaggacagaaatagcaagacttgttggaaatacttaacagtctggtttgaccaagaataacatgagtggttttaagcactaatttacacaatttaagcctaaacacttgttctagaatggttagcttttatttacagtcatgatgtactaaacataaacattaagaatttattttaaagcctgttcatttagtgtatgtggcaacaagggctaaggattgctttttggcttatcatcaagttaccatgagtgtaccagtcctgctgttggtttggattagttttatcatgttgtgtgtacaattcaGTTTGCATGCAGACTGTAAcagcaatacatgaattatgtcactgtttcaataagacaagaaataaagtgcagaaatcttcaatttaattttgctatttgtcattaaattaataaaatagtattttgagattagtgtcttgtagcaaattgttttgtttttccatatcaagatatCTCAATGAGTAGTATAGGGGAAACTTAGCACCAATCAGCAGTTTTTCATCTAGTGTATAGcccacttgcttttttgcatgctgctgtaaaagatgttttggttaagagaaatctagtttcacattagtggcaatacaaggatagaatcgcgagggtgtgatcagagtattaactttgccatactctgtcacaattcttacatatccactctcttcaatttcgatgatttgacccaagagcatTTTGAGGTGAAAAGGGTTGAtcttgtctactttgtttatttcTATTGCCACCACTtaaatttcggttgtttttgtgcttgctttcttgtttgctggtGATAGTCTTCTGCTGTTCGTGCAATGGACATAAACTTACGAACAACTTTACAAGTTGAACGCTTACTTCTGAATACTGTAGTTGTCATTCTCCCatttacttgtgatttgacgtcctctatgtgctgttctttggtgtgctaagactaagagtgtcgtagagtttactctttgggaTAACAATTTTTCTGTCAGGTGTTAGCAGTTTTCGGAGCAACTTCACAATACCCCGtcacagctaaccactattgtttcccctatgcggcatcttttgaagaacgagacttaatagAATAGAGTAGAaatagagcctattcttattcaatgaaatgcaaataaatggtggcgtattctgaagtttagcccagttTTCCTTGTTGGTATGTCCAtatctttctttgcaatgtctttcCAACAAAACTTGCGAAgtctaaatgtgaataaattgaaggtttggaccgagagtggcctgggatgaataataaaacctttggacagagagtggcctgggatgaatattatatatatataatatttaattataaattatcatggtgagtttgcatgatctgcttgtgtggtcaagtggataagagagtggacaacagatccagaggtagggagttcaagtccaagttcgggtgagtaaaaaagaaagtcttgagtaTACTGTGTAAAGTCTGTCATAGAGGGAGTGGGCATAAGGGTATGCAAGGAGGGGGGCCACCTGCAAAATAAGGGGGAatagaactgtgaaagaaaggggggtggatagaggtgatggggaagatgagggaggggtaggaaagtagaagaaaagaaagaaataacatattcttttttagaccccctaaaaaccacgcccctgttttttaactacaccccaaaaaaaggaaaatcccttttttagacagttgataaaaataaaccagtacaattaaaattgtaccagttcaatatattttgtaccagttcaatatattctgtaccagttcagaaaaaaatgtaCTACAACATATATTCCAAGTAACTTGCAATAGGTTGCTTAATTCGGGGAATCCTGGAACGTTATTGGAACACAGAAATGCAAAGGCGTTTATACGTCTACTAAAAGATGGGGGATAAAACGGTTCAGCTTTTCTTTGAAGGTTGTGAGTATGCTTTAATTTTCTATTTTGACAAATTACTTAACACCTCACTGCATTATATTTTACTAGAGGGAGCCAACCTCAAACAAACTGTTTCCTTCtattgaaaaagaaagtcaaagaaattttacTGTCTGAAGGGAACAAGGCTCAGCTCTTCCCTATGATACCCCCATGTGGCTGCAAGCAAAATCAATATTGGGCATTATAACAATTTAATTACTTTCTTACTGTGTAGTGCATGTGAATGAAGCCAAAGTACCGTTTAAGAAGACATAAATCTCAGTAACATGGTTATTCTGCACTACAAGCTTATATCGTGTAAAGTTGTTTCCCCTTAGATTATGCAATCAATTTGCCCGTCTTTTGGAATGTCCtttacaaacaacaaaagtTCTAGACTGCCAACAGTATCTCTTTTGCTATAGAATCGTTGGAACGAATGCGTACGGACACACGTACATTGAACTTTTAACGGCTGAAACTGCAGGCCGCAAATACCGTGGGCATAACCACAGTATTTGCGCCCAGtagtttcagccattttgaacaGTTCGTTCATTTcaacgatttagagcaaaagagagactgcttgcagtctacATTAGTTCCAAATACATTGCAGTTTATCGTACTGTCGCTTCCTCACCTGTTTTAAGATGTGAGATGGGCTGCTGCTCTCCCTCAATGTCCTGTAATTCAGCAGATGCCCCTGCAGTTCCTCCACCAGAATTGACAACACATTCAGTTTCTTCACAGCACAAACCTTTACTGAAGCTCGTCTTCCTTGCATCATCCTTCAAAGTTTGTTCTTCTGGGTTAGCCATAACTTTCTCATGTTCAAGAGAAACTTTCTGGGATCTTACAGGGCGTTTATCTACCACTAAGGGTCCTTCAACTGTGGCAAAAACAGCTTCAGCATCAAGGGATTGGCAAGCCTCTTCAGGTTTCATTTCTGATGAGTCATCAGTCACGGCTTTGCTGTCTGTTTCTTCTTCATCTGATGTTTTTGCTTCCTTTAACTCCACATTTTCATCCCTGATGTTATCTTCCTCCTTCAaagtttctttatttttacaGATATCCATACTACATGGTTTCCTTCCATTTTCAGCATTGAGTTCTTGTACCTTGGTTTCTTCTTCATCTGATGTTCGTGCTTCCTTTAACTCAGCATTTTCATCCTTGATGTTATCTTCTTTATTCCTGGTCTCTTCACCTTTACAAATGTCCACACCATCTGGTTCAATTCCTTCCTctggattgggttcttgttcCTTGTTACACTGTGGTTGTACAGAGGAGACTTCAAGACACAAACCCCTTCCCTTGCTGTCCAGTTTTGAAGAAGCACTGCAAGAATTTTCCATATATGTTGTCTTGGACAACAAAACTTTGCCAGATGTGCAACAGCTTTCTTCTTCATCAATAGAGCTGTCACAAAATGGgtttacagtgtttgtataATCATTTTTCTGTCTCTCCTTATTCTTGGGAAGCAAAGGCTTTTCTGTTTCAACAGTCACTGACGCATCTtctaaaaaaggtttttcatcAACAGACTCATCTGGAGACAAACTTGACAGGTCCTCCACTGAGCTTCTCTCAAAAGGGTTTAGTTCTTTAGGGTACttcttcctgttttttcttCCCCCTCTACGGGTCTTTCTTTTATGTTTGTGTGGCAAAGCTTCTTCTTTACCATCAGCCCTTGCTGTGTCTGTCAAGAAAGTTTCCTCGCCATTTGACACATCTTCTGAAGATGCTTGTTCTTCTACAGGAGAGCTTTCTGCAAAAGGGTTGAGTTCATCTGGGTAGTTAGTCTTGGGATTCCTCTTCCCTTTCCTTCTTATTGAAAGAGGACTGGTATCACTGCCTTTAGGATCCTGTTCCTCACCCCTCTGTGCTGGTGAGTTCTTCATTTCAACAGAATTCGTCTTCTTATTGCCTAGCACAGGAGCCACTGGCGACAGATTCCTTGGTGCAAGCCGCTCTGGCCTAGGTGGGATTGGTGGTGGTGGAGCGCGCTTCCTCTGCAGCTTTTTTGGTCCATTACTCCTGGGCTCGTAAGCTGCCCTCTTCCTTTCATGTGGCTGAACTCTGTGTTCCAATGGTCTACTTGCTGGTGCACAAGCCTTCCTCTCATGAGATTCACTCTGGTGGGCAACATTCTTGCCACTATTGGTTGAACTTTTGGTAACTGTTGGCTGAATGGCTGCTGCATTCtgcaaaatatttttctgtGGCCTGGAAATTTGCTCAGAAGAACCAGGCTTGCTACTTCCAGGGGAAGCCTTTCCACGACCacctttattttgtttcttgaccTTTTTTACAGAAGATAAAGATTTCGTAGCTTCCCTCAAGTATTCTTTCAGTTCTTCTTCTTTACTGCGACTGAATTGAGAAGCACATTAAAATGCATAAGACAAAGAAATTCAGGAAAATACAaccttaattttaaaacaaaaattctttttttgtacaaaaaccatgcaaaatattttgtttttaattcagAAATCTGACTGCCAATTTGAAATATCTACTTctaacattaaattttaatggTGAAGTTGTACTGGATGTACATTAGATTTCTCCGTTTTGAGTTAAATAGTGaatcataaattattattgtattgatCATCAAAGCATGTGTACAATGTAATCTCAAAAGTACAATGTAATCGGGTTTGAGTCCTTAAAACAATGGTAGATGAAAAATTATGGTCCTTAAATTTATTGCAGCTAAAAATGGAGTTGAGAGGCATATTGCCCCTGAAAATCCTCTTTGGGGAAGTGgtaataaagtatgtatgtatattaTGAAACTAGTGTGAttacaaatattaattttttgaacTGACAGCTTTCTCCAACCCACAATGTCATGTGGTTAGGGGGTTCTCTGAGTGCACAAATACAATTCTATAAATAATGGCAGAGTACTAGACAGTACAGAGTACAGTACACTCAAAGGTATATAACTTGAATTGCATTTAATGTATAAAAGAGCCTCCCAAAACATTTTGTTACAGGACGGTGAATGTAGTCAACAATATTATCAAAAGATAGATctagaagtgatccttgcactttgctggacaatttaagcaatattattatatggcttgtgtttgtagccgatataatgcgtgctctgattggctaattgtgactgaattgtagggcattattctcccgtgcttgcaaaaacaaagcaaaaggtaattaaaaagccatataataaactacttactaaccgagctagctcaagccgtactggggaatattggccctcggtcctTTTTGTACAGACCTCGCTGCGCTTGccccgtactgccacgacctcgggccgaAATTCCTCAGTAAATAttgccctcgcgctcggttagtaagaagttagtgaTGCCAGTGCAATCCTCCACCACCTGAGCTATGATTCGCCACACAGTTGGgaacaggtcaatttgttggcctCACAGGATAGATGAATGAAACAAAtgtatatttaagagaaaataACTGTATAGtggagcattgcactggcattgcACAGGTcattggaaacttggcataattaacattcatgatatgaacatcaaaaaaatgcaataaaaaaattgggtcaccatgcttgtttacgcctcagcaggctcttaaaatggggtatttttactggttgctcgttaaaaattcgaatccccttcatacagaattagtcttggttacttgaaagacacaaaattttattttgaaaataaagcttcttttattcacataagcagtatttcTTCATTTACACCGTTTTTTATTGCCTGGTTgtaggaatagtgcactttttgggacagttcgcCTCGGCCAAAATACACTCAGTAcagaactgttttccaaaaaaattcatgttccactaccaaactttttttcttcttcaaatatgttctttattagactgttcttagcaaatacctgaaaaaaaaatcaggggtcaccgtgctcgtttgagagaaaagaaacatttatttcgctattgggcttagtttgagggaaatctcttacgttttgtacgtgCACGTGCTCGTGTGCGTGCGCTAATGatgcgaaaatcgtgcgcagtagggatgcgcaatgcaatactaaggaattaccttaatcaggttgaagccacctgaatttttcacacCACTTTATAGACAATCATTGCTTAAATTGTTACATTAAGTGCGAGGACCGCTTCTATCTGTCGTCTATAAACCACATTTCAAATATACAATTCTTTCAGTCGACAATATTATCATGAATTTTTATGTTTTCAGTGTCATTCTCTgatttgtcatcatcatcagtctAACACATTTTTTATTCAATACTTACTATGGGACTCCATCCTCTAGCATCACAGACGTAAGCTGGAACTCAATGGAGCCTGTCAAAATGTTCTTATTTGAGGAAATAAGGGTAATGGTGATTTCAAAGTTATGTTCTTCCTCACTTGTAATGTAGTTGTCCAGGTCAAAGGACCcagttgcaatgactttcctttgtccttttttggTCTCCTGTAATGAAGGTTAAAAAAATCCCAAACAAACCAGATTAGAAATTTTGGATATCTGGATTATTGTTAGTCTCCTAAGCAGCCATTCTTTGTGTGAGGAGCGTTGTGTGAGCACACAAAGAAtggctgcgtaggagactaaattatttctttttaaatttttttttctttatttatttacataataCACAATTTACTAAAAGCTACTTACACTGCATGTCTTCAACAGCTAACAGAAAAATACTTACAGTACGTGGACTACATAAATTATCTTACATTGATTAGAGTGGAAACAAGAGCGagccaaaacaaaaacaaacaaacaaataaataataatcataataatattcAGGTTATTCAAGTACAGTAGTGGTTCTGGTTCAGGCAGCCAGGAAATCATTTTACAGATTTAAACAACTCAATTGCTGGAGACTACAGAACATACCGTAATATTACTGTTCAAAAGACAAtggtataaaataattatagaataattattaattaagttTCTAAGATAAAATTTGCTTAACTTACatcttttatttgtatttcCCAGTGACAGTCTTGATATGTTCCCTCTCTCTGAGGGTTCTGAAAGTACAGTAACATTTATGATCTCTATTAAAATAAACATCACCTGCTAGCAACATTTCAATTGAATGGAACTCCCCCGTTTAAGTAAATTTTGTTGACTACGAGAAAGCTTTCGATAGCCTAGACAGGGAGACATAATGGAAGCTGCTTCGACATTATGGTGTAGCCATGAAGTTTGTCAATCTGATTCGGAACTCTTATGAGggcttgtctttttttttttttttttttttgttttctttctgtttatCTTGGCTACATAGACTGGATCATGAGAGCTGTCACAAACCGGAAAAGTTATAGTTGGACGACCTGGACTTTGCGGACAATTGATCGCTTCTGTCACACAACCATCAGCAGTAGCAGGAAAAAACATCGGACCTGTAGCGCACCTCAACGCAAGTTGGACTGATACTCAATAAACAGAAGACAAAGATCCTGAGGATCAATGCAGGCACTGATGAGCCAGTCACTAATTGAGTGGTAGGAACTGGGGAGAGTTGAGTCTTTTACCTATTTGGGTAGTGTAATGGACAAAAGTGAGGGTACAGAGGCAGATGTGAAAACTAGGATTGGTAAGGCACGATCAGCATTTAACATGCTAAAAAAAGCCTGGGAGCTCCAGAGTAATCGGTACAACCACCAAGGTACAGTGTACGTTTGTTTAactcaaaattaatgttaagtCGGTATTGCTGTATGGAGCAGAAACATGGTGGACAACCAAGGCATCTGTGAAGAGGATCCAGACCTTTATTAATCAGGGCTTACGTAGAATCCTAAAAATCCATTGGCCAGAGAATATCAGCAATGAGAACCTACGGAGGTACCAAATGCCAGTGGAAGAGGACATTCGACCAAGGAGATCGAGATGGCTTGGCCATATGCTACAGACACCACCTGGTAGCTAGCATTGGCCGTCAAGCCCTAAACTGGAACCCCCAAGGTCAAGGAAAGA containing:
- the LOC138042397 gene encoding triadin-like encodes the protein MYKNPQREGTYQDCHWEIQIKDETKKGQRKVIATGSFDLDNYITSEEEHNFEITITLISSNKNILTGSIEFQLTSVMLEDGVPYRSKEEELKEYLREATKSLSSVKKVKKQNKGGRGKASPGSSKPGSSEQISRPQKNILQNAAAIQPTVTKSSTNSGKNVAHQSESHERKACAPASRPLEHRVQPHERKRAAYEPRSNGPKKLQRKRAPPPPIPPRPERLAPRNLSPVAPVLGNKKTNSVEMKNSPAQRGEEQDPKGSDTSPLSIRRKGKRNPKTNYPDELNPFAESSPVEEQASSEDVSNGEETFLTDTARADGKEEALPHKHKRKTRRGGRKNRKKYPKELNPFERSSVEDLSSLSPDESVDEKPFLEDASVTVETEKPLLPKNKERQKNDYTNTVNPFCDSSIDEEESCCTSGKVLLSKTTYMENSCSASSKLDSKGRGLCLEVSSVQPQCNKEQEPNPEEGIEPDGVDICKGEETRNKEDNIKDENAELKEARTSDEEETKVQELNAENGRKPCSMDICKNKETLKEEDNIRDENVELKEAKTSDEEETDSKAVTDDSSEMKPEEACQSLDAEAVFATVEGPLVVDKRPVRSQKVSLEHEKVMANPEEQTLKDDARKTSFSKGLCCEETECVVNSGGGTAGASAELQDIEGEQQPISHLKTVASLRGKLPPKPPRQNVLRKRAAIASSKLFKSRLEISAYVAEEKFTLDQEIDSLGNVIFKVEKELHNGMKFAECQEECIGLKQDWLSLNNYLDQLNARKQNLEILELSENLEQIVSMLKAELRLLFEMDDWCKCDRKRAQEASLLSLLLSLDTKRRENY